The Fluviispira sanaruensis sequence AATTTTCACTCCCTACATCGATTGATGCGATTGTTGAGTTCAATCGGCTTTGCAAAGCGCCAAACGTTGCACGTGCCTTAGTAATCTTTAGCATAGAGTCATCTAAATTTGAAAATATTTTTTCTGTGTCACTTCCGCCTAATTCATCTCCGCTTTCTCCTTCGATATTTAGTTCCTTTAAATTTGAAAGCGATTCATTTAATTCACTTAGATCTTCAAATTTTAACTTTATGGTTTCATTTTCATTATTTGTCGAACCATCAGCTTTTCTAAAATTAACTCCAACTTGTATAGCTATATCTTTTTGTCCCTCTTCTGAAAAAAGACTTTTGCCATTAAATTCAGTTTGATCTTTTATACGATTAATTTCCGAACCAAGTTCTTGAAATTCTTTATTAAGGTAACTTCTTTCTGTAGAACTGACAGTATCGCTCGCTGCTTGTGTGGTTAATTCACGCATGCGTATAATTAAATTATTGAGCTCACTTAATCCACCTTCACCTGTTTGAAGAAAAGAAATCCCATCCGAAGCATTTCTCTTAGCTTGAGCAAAGCCTCTTATTTTTGCCCGCATTGTTTCTGATATTGCAAGTCCTGCAGCATCATCCGATGATTTATTAATTCTTAACCCAGAAGCTAACTTTTCTATGCTATCGCTTAATTGTTCTTCATTTTCATTTAAGCGTCTTTGTGCAATCAAGCTTTCAATATTTGATTTAATTCTTAATCCCATGGCTTTAATTCCTTATAATTCATTTTTTTAATTAACGAAGGAGTGATAAAGCCATTTCTGGGCGCTGATTTGCTTGAGATAAAACAGCAAGTCCTGCTTGACTCAGAATGCGGCTTTGCGTCATTTTTGCTGTTTCTTCAGCAAAATCTGCGTCACGAATGCGGCTATTTGCTGCCATCATATTTTCAGTTGAAACAGAAATATTGCTTATAGCGCTGTTTAAACGTGATTGTGTTGCACCAAGAGTTGCGCGGGTATTTGCAACCATATAAAGACCAGCATCAATTATGCTTAAGTTTTCTGCGATTTTTTCTCTATCATCACCTG is a genomic window containing:
- a CDS encoding flagellin, with amino-acid sequence MGLRIKSNIESLIAQRRLNENEEQLSDSIEKLASGLRINKSSDDAAGLAISETMRAKIRGFAQAKRNASDGISFLQTGEGGLSELNNLIIRMRELTTQAASDTVSSTERSYLNKEFQELGSEINRIKDQTEFNGKSLFSEEGQKDIAIQVGVNFRKADGSTNNENETIKLKFEDLSELNESLSNLKELNIEGESGDELGGSDTEKIFSNLDDSMLKITKARATFGALQSRLNSTIASIDVGSENLSAAQSRIRDVDYGSESARFTQNKILVAAGTAVLAQANRLPEHILHLIG